In Syntrophales bacterium, one genomic interval encodes:
- a CDS encoding hydrogenase iron-sulfur subunit — MVENNGFEPEVLAFCCEYUAYTAADLAGSMRLDYPSNVKIVKVPCTGRVDILMILRTFESGVDGVFVAGCLEGECHFLKGNLRAKKRVQYVKELLDESGIGGSRLEMYNMSAAEGQRFAAVAKEMTEKIRSLGPSPVKTGR, encoded by the coding sequence ATGGTGGAAAATAACGGTTTTGAGCCGGAGGTTCTCGCTTTTTGTTGTGAGTATTGAGCCTATACCGCAGCGGACCTGGCAGGTTCGATGAGGCTCGATTATCCCAGCAATGTGAAGATTGTGAAGGTCCCCTGTACGGGAAGGGTGGATATCCTGATGATTCTTCGCACCTTTGAGTCTGGGGTGGATGGTGTATTTGTGGCCGGATGTCTCGAAGGAGAATGCCATTTTCTTAAAGGTAATCTAAGGGCGAAGAAGCGTGTTCAGTATGTGAAAGAATTACTGGATGAGTCGGGGATTGGTGGTTCACGGTTAGAGATGTACAACATGTCTGCTGCTGAGGGGCAGCGGTTTGCCGCAGTAGCCAAAGAAATGACGGAGAAGATTCGATCCCTGGGACCGTCTCCCGTAAAAACAGGTAGATAG
- a CDS encoding methylenetetrahydrofolate reductase C-terminal domain-containing protein — translation MIVANRKPLEEILEMVKPYKKILLLGCNECVTVCAVGGQREVGVLASELRLSRAKDGDEVEIKEHTLERQCDYEYIDQIRPFVGDYELILSMACGAGVQYVAETYRSKLVVPAVNTTFLGVTLEQGVWSERCQGCGSCILDKTGGICPIARCAKSLLNGPCGGSSGGKCEIDKEVDCGWQLIIDRLQELGQMDRYEEIIPVKDWTTARDGGPRKRVREDLRL, via the coding sequence ATGATTGTAGCAAATCGTAAACCCCTGGAGGAGATTTTAGAGATGGTCAAACCCTATAAGAAGATTCTCCTTCTCGGGTGCAATGAATGTGTGACGGTCTGTGCGGTGGGAGGACAGAGGGAGGTAGGAGTCCTCGCTTCGGAGTTGCGACTCTCCCGAGCAAAGGATGGGGATGAGGTTGAGATAAAGGAACACACCCTGGAACGTCAATGTGATTATGAATACATTGATCAGATCCGCCCCTTTGTGGGAGACTATGAGCTAATCCTCTCCATGGCCTGTGGGGCCGGGGTTCAATATGTGGCAGAGACTTACCGGTCGAAATTGGTGGTGCCGGCGGTCAATACCACCTTCTTAGGGGTGACCCTGGAGCAGGGGGTATGGTCGGAGCGATGCCAGGGCTGTGGGAGCTGCATCCTGGATAAGACGGGTGGAATATGTCCGATTGCCCGTTGTGCGAAGAGCTTGCTTAATGGTCCATGTGGCGGTTCTTCAGGAGGCAAGTGTGAGATTGACAAAGAGGTTGACTGTGGCTGGCAGTTGATCATAGATCGGTTGCAGGAACTCGGCCAGATGGATCGCTATGAAGAGATTATCCCGGTTAAGGATTGGACGACGGCAAGAGATGGGGGACCGAGGAAGAGAGTAAGGGAGGATTTGAGGCTATGA
- a CDS encoding methylenetetrahydrofolate reductase translates to MTNTRSNIERILDAGGFVVTSECGPPRGADAEVVRKKGELLKGVVDAVNVTDNQTSVVRMSSLSSCVILKEMGFDPILQVVCRDRNRIALQSDILGAAALSINNILCLSGDHQKFGDHPKAKNVFDIDSIQLIQAVRTMRDEGRFIGGEEIKGKPMLFIGAAENPFADPFEIRAPRLGKKVKAGCEFIQTQCIYNLERFERWMVMVRDRGLHEKCAILAGVTPFKSVGMARYMKNQVPGMDVPDEMIERMKGVPKEQQAEEGINICVETIQRLKEIPGVRGIHIMAIEWEEKVSEIAEAAGLLPRPQLP, encoded by the coding sequence ATGACAAACACCAGATCAAACATTGAGCGGATCCTGGATGCAGGAGGATTTGTAGTTACTTCGGAGTGCGGGCCACCGCGAGGTGCCGATGCGGAAGTAGTGCGTAAAAAGGGAGAGCTGCTCAAGGGAGTGGTGGATGCGGTCAATGTAACGGATAATCAGACCTCGGTAGTAAGAATGTCCTCTCTTTCCTCCTGTGTGATCTTGAAGGAGATGGGGTTTGATCCGATCCTCCAGGTGGTCTGCCGGGACCGGAATCGAATTGCTCTCCAGAGTGACATTCTTGGCGCAGCGGCGCTTTCGATCAACAACATCCTCTGTCTTTCCGGTGATCATCAGAAGTTCGGAGATCATCCGAAGGCGAAGAATGTATTTGACATAGATTCGATCCAGTTGATTCAGGCAGTGAGAACAATGAGGGATGAGGGAAGATTTATTGGTGGAGAGGAGATCAAGGGAAAACCGATGCTCTTCATCGGGGCGGCGGAGAATCCCTTTGCAGATCCCTTTGAGATACGGGCGCCCCGGTTGGGAAAGAAGGTAAAGGCCGGCTGTGAATTTATCCAGACACAGTGTATCTATAACCTGGAGCGGTTTGAACGCTGGATGGTGATGGTGAGAGACCGGGGGTTGCATGAGAAATGTGCAATCCTGGCAGGGGTGACGCCATTTAAATCGGTAGGGATGGCACGGTACATGAAAAATCAGGTGCCGGGAATGGATGTGCCGGATGAGATGATTGAGAGGATGAAAGGGGTGCCGAAGGAGCAGCAGGCAGAGGAGGGGATAAATATCTGCGTGGAGACGATCCAGAGGTTAAAAGAGATCCCCGGCGTCCGGGGGATACACATTATGGCCATTGAGTGGGAGGAGAAGGTGTCGGAGATTGCCGAAGCGGCAGGTCTTCTGCCCAGGCCGCAATTACCGTGA
- a CDS encoding PAS domain S-box protein, which yields MRQSLSCEALKRKVTDLEKRLKESEQKVIQQDIHEATKRFEKIAEMGDDGIIVFDEAYRIEFANTVASELTGYPKEKLIGKDFRCLLIEGDIGYLAQMHSGLGADESKRLCTGMEIITSSGTKRDAEVCITIEKLEQGGVRTYAYLRDITERKKYERDLKESEEKYRNLFERVRHGLYISTNEGRFLDCNQALLEMLGYQDKNEFLQIDIAKDLYMRPEDRTAFQGLIEKQEFVKELELEFKKKNGEKITVLVTAHAKRDEKGTIIGYEGIMNDVSERKRMERELREANEFLTNLIESSVDAIFVTDMKGNILIFNRGAENILGYTAGEVVGKMNISNIYPPGVAREVMKKLKMPDFGGVGKLTSFPITQRRKDGELIEGDLSASIIYNGGGKEVASVGIFKDLRERLRIERELQKTQQALLQSEKLAAMGRLTSQVAHELNNPIYGIMNTLELLKTEIPPQSKRRRILELSLSETQRLSEMLRNMLSFSKPEEEKRTPIRINELIEEILSVMEKQMRESNIKVETYLDSKIPEVMASTNQMRQVMLNIIKNAMEAMPKGGTLTVRTAREKKNVLIHIQDTGIGIPEEIRDKIFEAFFTTKQKVKGVGLGLSVCYGIIKGHGGEIRVDGEEGKGTTFTIGLPI from the coding sequence ATGAGACAAAGCCTTAGTTGTGAAGCACTGAAACGAAAGGTAACCGATCTGGAGAAGAGGTTAAAAGAGTCTGAACAAAAGGTAATCCAGCAAGACATCCATGAGGCGACTAAACGCTTTGAGAAGATCGCGGAGATGGGTGATGATGGCATTATCGTCTTCGATGAGGCGTACCGGATCGAGTTCGCCAATACCGTTGCCTCTGAACTGACCGGATACCCAAAAGAGAAATTGATAGGAAAGGATTTTCGTTGTCTCCTGATTGAGGGGGATATCGGTTATCTTGCCCAAATGCATTCAGGATTGGGAGCGGATGAAAGTAAACGGCTCTGTACAGGGATGGAGATCATAACGAGCAGTGGTACAAAAAGGGATGCAGAGGTCTGCATTACCATTGAGAAGTTGGAGCAGGGGGGGGTAAGGACCTATGCCTATCTCCGGGATATTACGGAGAGAAAAAAGTACGAAAGGGATTTAAAGGAATCGGAGGAGAAATACCGTAACCTCTTCGAAAGGGTGCGGCATGGCCTCTATATCAGTACCAATGAGGGACGTTTTCTCGACTGCAATCAGGCTTTGCTTGAGATGTTGGGATACCAGGATAAAAATGAATTTTTGCAGATTGATATCGCCAAGGATCTCTATATGAGGCCGGAAGATCGCACGGCCTTTCAGGGTTTGATTGAAAAACAGGAATTCGTTAAAGAGCTTGAATTGGAGTTTAAGAAAAAGAATGGCGAGAAGATCACGGTTTTAGTTACTGCCCATGCAAAAAGGGATGAAAAGGGAACGATCATAGGGTATGAAGGGATCATGAACGATGTTTCCGAAAGAAAGAGGATGGAAAGAGAACTGAGAGAGGCGAACGAATTCTTAACAAATCTGATTGAGAGTTCGGTTGACGCGATCTTTGTAACTGATATGAAGGGTAATATCCTCATCTTTAACAGGGGAGCGGAAAACATCCTGGGCTATACGGCAGGGGAGGTGGTGGGAAAGATGAATATCAGCAACATCTATCCACCTGGCGTAGCCAGGGAAGTGATGAAGAAACTGAAAATGCCTGATTTTGGAGGGGTGGGAAAGTTGACTTCCTTTCCTATTACACAACGGAGAAAGGATGGAGAACTGATCGAGGGAGACCTTTCGGCGTCTATCATCTACAATGGGGGGGGAAAAGAGGTTGCCAGTGTGGGTATCTTTAAGGACTTGAGAGAGAGATTGAGGATAGAGAGAGAACTCCAGAAGACGCAGCAGGCCCTTCTCCAGTCGGAAAAGCTGGCGGCTATGGGCAGACTTACTTCCCAGGTCGCCCATGAGTTGAACAACCCCATCTACGGTATTATGAACACACTGGAACTCCTCAAAACTGAAATTCCCCCGCAGAGTAAACGGAGAAGGATTTTGGAATTATCCCTCTCGGAAACTCAGAGGCTCTCGGAGATGCTCCGGAACATGCTCAGTTTCTCAAAGCCTGAAGAGGAAAAGAGGACGCCCATCAGGATTAATGAGCTGATTGAGGAGATTCTCTCGGTGATGGAGAAGCAGATGAGGGAATCGAATATCAAGGTGGAGACATACTTGGATAGTAAAATCCCGGAGGTGATGGCCTCTACAAATCAGATGAGGCAGGTAATGCTGAACATTATTAAAAATGCCATGGAGGCTATGCCCAAGGGAGGGACCCTCACCGTCAGGACGGCAAGGGAGAAAAAGAATGTCCTGATTCATATTCAGGATACAGGAATAGGAATTCCGGAAGAGATCAGGGACAAAATCTTTGAGGCCTTTTTTACCACAAAACAGAAGGTAAAGGGGGTAGGCTTAGGACTTTCAGTTTGCTATGGAATTATCAAAGGTCATGGTGGCGAGATCAGGGTAGACGGTGAGGAGGGGAAGGGAACTACCTTTACTATCGGTTTACCTATTTGA
- a CDS encoding response regulator, with protein sequence MEILTVSQAGKYCNVSSKTIINWIDAGYIKAYKTVGGHRRIKKEDLDKFLQERGMPLPEEPGGEERKKILVVDDDRIIVETIVQALEEDEYGYEMISASDGFEAGLQVSHFKPHLLILDIMMPDINGYEVCQKIKSNPETRDTKIVVLSAYLDDEAFKQMKEYGADACFSKPLPLEQLKFEVAKLLGLKK encoded by the coding sequence ATGGAAATTCTGACTGTTTCTCAGGCAGGCAAGTATTGTAATGTTTCGTCCAAAACGATCATCAATTGGATTGATGCAGGCTACATCAAGGCTTATAAGACTGTGGGGGGGCATCGGAGGATTAAAAAAGAGGATCTGGATAAGTTTCTCCAGGAGAGGGGAATGCCTCTGCCCGAAGAACCAGGGGGAGAGGAAAGAAAGAAAATCCTTGTTGTGGACGATGACAGGATCATTGTGGAGACGATTGTGCAGGCCCTCGAAGAGGATGAGTACGGATATGAGATGATCTCCGCGTCAGATGGTTTTGAGGCGGGCCTCCAGGTAAGCCATTTCAAACCCCATCTCTTAATCCTGGATATCATGATGCCTGACATCAACGGATATGAGGTCTGTCAGAAGATCAAGTCCAATCCTGAAACAAGGGATACAAAGATCGTCGTTCTCTCGGCCTATCTTGATGATGAAGCCTTTAAACAGATGAAGGAGTATGGAGCGGATGCCTGTTTTTCCAAACCCCTTCCCCTGGAACAATTGAAATTCGAGGTGGCCAAACTTTTGGGCTTAAAGAAGTGA
- a CDS encoding methylenetetrahydrofolate reductase — MKLEENLKSKKFVVTSEVQPPIGTDVQELAQSVERIRGRVDALTVPELKIEGLVTDIMGTCRVLKEQKFEPILQTTCREKNRLDLQDHLLHASEAGIENILTFTEDYRITGDSLQEIMFFHVDSGKLFSVLEGLREGHDISGREIPVKSRFCVGAGIDASCGKKVPDLELKEMEEMASLGTKYFLTTPVFDLDSFNQFMKRVEPMRIPVIAEVILVRSAEMCLFLNKHVKMGLVPNFVIEKLARAPDKEKASIEIVSDLVKGLRHLCQGVHFIPIGAEDRISKYLEAAKL, encoded by the coding sequence ATGAAGTTGGAAGAAAATTTAAAGAGCAAAAAATTTGTGGTGACCTCAGAAGTTCAGCCACCTATCGGTACAGATGTCCAGGAACTCGCGCAAAGTGTGGAGCGGATCCGGGGAAGGGTGGATGCCCTGACCGTTCCTGAACTGAAGATCGAGGGATTGGTTACGGATATAATGGGAACCTGTCGGGTGTTGAAGGAACAAAAATTTGAGCCTATCCTCCAGACCACCTGTCGGGAGAAGAATCGGCTTGACCTTCAGGATCACCTCCTCCACGCCTCCGAGGCAGGAATCGAAAATATTCTTACCTTTACGGAAGATTACCGCATTACCGGGGATAGCCTCCAGGAGATAATGTTTTTTCACGTTGATTCGGGGAAGCTCTTCTCCGTGCTCGAGGGTCTCCGTGAGGGTCATGACATTTCGGGGAGAGAGATACCTGTTAAAAGTAGGTTCTGTGTGGGTGCGGGGATTGATGCCAGTTGTGGTAAGAAGGTGCCCGACCTGGAATTGAAAGAAATGGAGGAAATGGCCAGTTTAGGGACCAAGTATTTTCTTACCACACCGGTTTTCGATCTCGATTCCTTCAACCAATTCATGAAACGGGTGGAACCGATGCGGATCCCGGTGATCGCAGAGGTGATTCTCGTGAGATCAGCGGAGATGTGTCTCTTCCTCAACAAACATGTCAAGATGGGACTGGTGCCCAACTTCGTCATCGAAAAGCTGGCCAGGGCACCGGATAAGGAGAAAGCCAGCATTGAAATTGTCAGCGATCTGGTGAAGGGGCTCAGGCACCTCTGCCAGGGAGTCCATTTCATTCCTATCGGGGCAGAGGACCGTATTTCCAAATACCTCGAGGCGGCAAAACTTTAA